The genomic interval CGGCAGGAGGAGCCCCAGGCGTGCATGTGGCCTGCATGCTTTGAGAAAGCGTTTCTGGTGTTTCGAGGTGTTAGTCGGGCTCGCCGGAGTTCTGGTAAAGCTCTAAGGCCCGACGCAATTCAAGAGGAGGCAGGAACCATGAGAGTAACTGCAATCGGGGCCATCGTTTTGATGCTTGGTGGCATAGCGACGGCGCAAACACAGTGGTCCGAGATCGATTACACGATCGAGATCGGGGGTACAAACTACGCCGACGACGTTCATGCGGGCGACTATAAGGCGTTCGTCCCGGGGTCGACGACTCCGGCCCCGCAGACAGGCATTGTGACCTGGGACGTCGTCGCGGCGGCAGCGGGCCTGGATCAAACGGAGCAATACATGATCGGGGGCATCGCAAACATGGTTTTCGACATTCAGTTGTTCAAACAGGATGGCGAGAACTGGGTTCCTGCGGCCCCGAAGAAGTTCTTCAGCACGATGAACGATGGTAGTGAGTTGCCACCGCCATTGACCGGCCAGAACCCCTTCGAGCGGGCTGCATTCTGCCTGGGGTGGAACGTGGATCCGGAGTATGACGGGTATTTCACTGTGGAATATGGCCCACCGAACGGTCCTGGCCGTCTGTATGACGTACCGGCCGACGGCGGTGCGTTCATGGATCGTGTACAATTCCCGAGCACGAAGTATCATGGCGGCGGCCGCATGAAGGCCCCTGCTTACTTCCCCGACTGCAACGGGAACCTGATTAACGATGATACCGAAGAGAATGGCACGACCGACGCCGACAGTAACGGGATTCTGGACATTTGCGAGAATCTCGGAGTCGAACTGAGCGGTGCCGAGACGCTGGATCCCAGCAAGCTCAGCGGTATGGGTATTGGGTACAGCGCGTTTTCGATCTCGACAGCCAATAACAGCGCGGGTGTCGGCTTGGCCAAGCAAAGCCCTGAAAACCCCGGACCCATGGTTGTCTGGAACCCGGATGGGTACGTTGGCCTGGGTGCCCTGCCTGTGGCCGAAGGCCAGATTGACATGTCGAATCTGGAAAACGGCACTTACAAGCTGGTGCTCACGGTTCCGGCCAACAGCAACAACGTGATCCCAGCCGACTATATGGGTACGGCCGGCGGCTTTGCCGAGGCGGTCACCGAAGCGATCGCGCCTGCTGAAGTTGTGTTCGAGTGGCAAGGGTATGTTCCGGTGTGCCAAGAAGTGAGTCCGATCGCGTGGAACAGCCTCAGAACACACGGCGCTGCTGGTCAGCAAGCAATTGTACTCAATCCAGCGGATGGGACCGCTACAGTGGAACCGCGCAATAACGGCATACAAAAGATCTCCATTCAGTTCAGTGGTGATCTGACCAAAGCCAACTA from Phycisphaerae bacterium carries:
- a CDS encoding dockerin type I repeat-containing protein translates to MRVTAIGAIVLMLGGIATAQTQWSEIDYTIEIGGTNYADDVHAGDYKAFVPGSTTPAPQTGIVTWDVVAAAAGLDQTEQYMIGGIANMVFDIQLFKQDGENWVPAAPKKFFSTMNDGSELPPPLTGQNPFERAAFCLGWNVDPEYDGYFTVEYGPPNGPGRLYDVPADGGAFMDRVQFPSTKYHGGGRMKAPAYFPDCNGNLINDDTEENGTTDADSNGILDICENLGVELSGAETLDPSKLSGMGIGYSAFSISTANNSAGVGLAKQSPENPGPMVVWNPDGYVGLGALPVAEGQIDMSNLENGTYKLVLTVPANSNNVIPADYMGTAGGFAEAVTEAIAPAEVVFEWQGYVPVCQEVSPIAWNSLRTHGAAGQQAIVLNPADGTATVEPRNNGIQKISIQFSGDLTKANYAAGGVSITGGLVVTAESLATTAVANDTLILTVTGNVDKTCYTINVAGATQCTVGDTTCSVLALAGDANQDKRVSATDVALVKSRVGQSVAANVRCDLNCDGTISATDVALAKSKVGLPTYTCP